In Spirochaetaceae bacterium, a genomic segment contains:
- a CDS encoding efflux RND transporter periplasmic adaptor subunit, translating into MADRHRPGSPRRGGSVTDVASNLPIRSDAEVERDFLLHRNVLESMTEGVMTVTADGRVGILNPAALRLLGLAGEKVRGKPFGEVFLERDGLEEFNDTVLAAVYDHAVGSRSTVSLRLGEDAERSVDVTTSYLVSRKDRAMERIGIVAVLDDVTEVQALRQAEQELLESTRTQNVALRDAFREIEEKNTALDSALKKVQAVRVLAVLLVVVLFSGAAWYVWNEMGTALPAAASRASAAPAEATTVTVAPRRLIRTLSFVGTLAPREERQVSSPSAGKVAGVFFEYGDLVVAGQPLVQLDVADFNRRYLEASARYLEARDRLREIENWENGPEVTRARQAVALAGMELETLAGARTASAVLLEQGIIPASEFAAAERQYEGQRLRHEAALRDLEETRAKGGADVVQIARLRLETAATGMREMERALQSATIVAPVSGVVLQSGGDGRQRSGEDGDGRPLAAGQLVSEGGYLLSIGDLRGLSVSGGVDEVDVVKVQPGQSVRISGDAFPDLVFEGRIVRISPQSRSAGPSAVPTFDVTAVIERVSEAHLARVRLGMSASVTVVVRDEPAVLLVPVAAVQGSAGNYRVLVRSPAGGVPREVPVEVGETTTYEVEIVRGLKAGDEVIVAAS; encoded by the coding sequence ATGGCGGATCGACATCGACCTGGCAGCCCGCGGCGAGGTGGAAGCGTGACCGACGTCGCGTCGAATCTTCCGATACGGAGCGACGCGGAGGTCGAACGCGACTTCCTGCTGCACCGCAACGTGCTGGAGAGCATGACCGAGGGCGTCATGACCGTCACCGCCGACGGCCGCGTCGGGATCCTGAATCCGGCCGCCCTGCGGTTGCTTGGGTTGGCCGGGGAGAAGGTCCGGGGCAAGCCGTTCGGCGAGGTCTTCCTGGAGCGCGACGGTCTGGAGGAATTCAACGACACCGTGCTGGCGGCGGTCTACGACCACGCGGTCGGTTCGCGGTCGACGGTCAGCCTGCGCCTCGGGGAAGACGCGGAGCGGTCCGTCGACGTGACGACATCGTACCTCGTCAGCCGCAAGGACCGGGCGATGGAGAGAATCGGCATCGTCGCAGTCCTGGACGATGTCACCGAAGTGCAGGCGCTGCGTCAGGCCGAGCAGGAGCTGCTGGAGTCGACCAGGACGCAGAACGTCGCACTCCGAGACGCGTTTCGTGAGATCGAGGAAAAGAACACGGCGCTGGATTCGGCCCTGAAAAAGGTGCAGGCGGTACGGGTGCTCGCCGTACTGCTGGTCGTCGTGCTCTTCTCGGGCGCAGCGTGGTACGTCTGGAACGAGATGGGAACGGCGCTCCCGGCGGCAGCTTCGCGCGCGTCCGCGGCGCCCGCGGAGGCGACGACCGTGACCGTCGCGCCGCGCCGGCTGATCAGAACCCTCTCGTTCGTCGGAACACTCGCGCCGCGCGAGGAACGGCAGGTAAGCAGTCCGTCCGCCGGCAAGGTGGCGGGTGTGTTCTTCGAGTACGGCGACCTGGTGGTGGCGGGCCAGCCGCTGGTCCAGTTGGACGTCGCCGATTTCAATCGCCGATACCTCGAGGCCTCGGCACGATACCTGGAGGCCCGGGACAGGCTCCGGGAGATCGAGAATTGGGAGAACGGCCCGGAAGTCACACGAGCCCGGCAAGCCGTGGCGCTGGCCGGTATGGAGCTGGAGACGCTCGCGGGCGCTCGCACCGCCTCCGCGGTGCTGCTGGAGCAGGGGATAATCCCGGCATCCGAGTTCGCGGCCGCGGAGCGGCAATACGAGGGCCAGCGCCTGAGACACGAGGCGGCACTGCGCGACCTGGAGGAGACGCGCGCCAAGGGCGGCGCGGACGTGGTGCAGATCGCCCGGCTCAGGCTGGAGACCGCTGCCACCGGCATGCGGGAGATGGAGAGAGCGCTGCAAAGCGCGACGATCGTGGCGCCGGTGTCCGGCGTGGTCCTGCAATCCGGCGGCGACGGCCGACAGCGGTCAGGGGAGGACGGCGATGGGCGCCCGCTGGCCGCGGGCCAGTTGGTGAGCGAAGGCGGCTACCTGCTGAGCATCGGTGACCTGCGCGGCCTGTCCGTCAGCGGCGGTGTCGACGAAGTGGATGTGGTGAAAGTACAGCCGGGGCAGTCGGTCAGGATCAGCGGCGATGCTTTCCCCGACCTGGTATTCGAAGGCAGGATCGTGCGAATCTCCCCGCAGTCCCGAAGTGCGGGACCGAGCGCCGTGCCGACGTTCGACGTGACCGCGGTCATCGAACGCGTCAGTGAAGCGCATCTCGCACGTGTGCGGCTGGGAATGTCAGCCAGTGTCACCGTCGTTGTCCGGGACGAGCCCGCCGTCCTGCTTGTGCCCGTGGCTGCCGTTCAGGGCAGCGCGGGAAACTACCGCGTCCTCGTGCGGAGCCCGGCCGGCGGCGTGCCTCGGGAAGTGCCGGTGGAGGTTGGCGAGACGACGACGTACGAGGTGGAGATCGTTCGCGGTCTCAAGGCCGGCGACGAGGTGATCGTCGCCGCATCCTGA
- a CDS encoding DUF4143 domain-containing protein — protein sequence MAEYLETGSVARAIHVQTAITETFRDDFGKYARVTSHRHLDRVFLHAARLVGRKFMYAKVDPDSRSRDLRSAVELLERAGVVRRVCSTSGAGLPLGAEADHRHFKLVMVDVGLMQNLCGATEQLLDGDPMRINHGAVAEQFVGQELLSHRGPYERPELFYWHRQRKSSSAEVDYLTAAGGQVIPVEVKAGKVGRLRSLAVFVEQYRPPVAVRVYTGGFRRDGGILSVPLYRLERMSSLLAEAVKPLRAGAPPSLP from the coding sequence GTGGCCGAGTACCTGGAAACCGGCAGTGTCGCACGGGCCATCCACGTTCAGACAGCCATTACCGAGACGTTCCGCGACGACTTCGGCAAGTATGCCCGGGTCACCAGTCACCGCCACCTGGATCGGGTCTTCCTGCACGCTGCCCGTCTGGTCGGGCGCAAGTTCATGTATGCGAAGGTTGATCCCGACAGCCGCTCTCGCGATCTGCGTTCGGCGGTGGAACTGCTGGAGCGGGCCGGCGTGGTGCGCCGCGTGTGCTCGACTTCGGGAGCAGGTCTGCCCCTGGGGGCGGAAGCGGACCACCGCCATTTCAAGCTCGTGATGGTCGACGTCGGTCTGATGCAGAACCTGTGCGGCGCTACCGAGCAACTCCTGGACGGTGATCCGATGCGTATCAACCACGGCGCGGTCGCCGAGCAGTTCGTCGGCCAGGAGTTGCTGTCCCATCGCGGTCCATACGAACGACCGGAGCTCTTCTACTGGCACAGGCAAAGGAAATCGAGCAGTGCCGAAGTCGACTACCTCACCGCCGCTGGAGGTCAGGTAATCCCGGTAGAGGTCAAGGCGGGCAAGGTCGGGCGCCTGCGCAGTCTGGCGGTGTTCGTCGAGCAATACCGGCCGCCGGTTGCGGTGCGCGTGTACACGGGCGGGTTTCGTCGCGACGGCGGCATATTGTCAGTCCCACTCTACCGTCTGGAGCGCATGAGTTCCCTCCTTGCGGAGGCGGTCAAGCCGTTGCGCGCGGGAGCACCACCCTCCTTGCCATAG
- a CDS encoding MFS transporter → MTVYRGYPIAVVLFLSTGLTIGTSQYAFGEFAAPLREHFGWSQTALNLSLSLAVVSGLVAPLLGRALDRWGARPVAVTSLLLVAAGFLLRPLISSLWHWYLFSALVYAGFPGATSLASGKLVALWFPATRGRVMGAVTSGNNVGGLTMPALAAAMIAAGGWQWGYVAFGGLIGLLAVVALFVIREDESQVAREMHATGRGASAAAARSLAGSGMSLPEALRSRRFWLVLAGLFGATFTYQGVLTQLRQHFGEHGFPPTLATTGLAVIAAMGIGAKIVYGRASERWTARRACIVSVALQTVGLVVMALAESVPVMWTGIVVFGMGFGGLGALLLLVVQEAFGMKAFGSIMGMVQMVMIGSLAGGPALAGWLHDRSGSFTSTFLIIAVLFVAAILCLAAAGDATPRRAPAV, encoded by the coding sequence GTGACGGTCTACCGTGGCTACCCGATCGCGGTAGTGCTGTTTCTGTCCACGGGACTGACCATCGGTACCAGCCAGTACGCGTTCGGGGAATTCGCCGCACCACTGCGTGAGCACTTCGGCTGGAGCCAGACGGCGCTCAACCTGTCGTTGAGCCTGGCCGTCGTGTCGGGATTGGTGGCGCCGCTGCTGGGCCGCGCCCTCGACCGCTGGGGCGCACGGCCGGTGGCCGTGACCTCGTTGTTGCTGGTGGCGGCGGGATTCCTGCTGCGCCCGCTGATCAGTTCGCTGTGGCACTGGTACCTGTTCAGCGCGCTGGTATACGCCGGTTTTCCCGGCGCCACGTCGCTCGCATCCGGCAAGCTGGTGGCGCTGTGGTTCCCCGCCACCCGCGGGCGCGTGATGGGCGCGGTCACCTCCGGCAACAACGTCGGAGGACTGACCATGCCCGCGCTGGCCGCGGCAATGATCGCGGCCGGGGGCTGGCAATGGGGCTATGTGGCCTTCGGTGGCCTCATTGGGCTCTTGGCCGTGGTTGCGCTGTTCGTGATCCGCGAGGACGAATCCCAGGTGGCTCGGGAGATGCATGCCACCGGGCGCGGCGCCAGCGCAGCCGCGGCGCGCAGCCTGGCCGGCAGTGGCATGTCGCTGCCCGAGGCGCTGCGCAGCCGGCGTTTCTGGCTGGTGCTCGCAGGTCTGTTCGGAGCGACCTTCACCTACCAGGGAGTGCTGACCCAACTGCGCCAGCACTTCGGCGAGCACGGCTTCCCGCCGACGCTCGCCACCACGGGACTCGCCGTGATCGCCGCCATGGGCATCGGCGCCAAGATCGTCTACGGGCGCGCCAGCGAGCGGTGGACCGCGCGCCGTGCCTGCATCGTGTCGGTAGCGCTGCAGACCGTGGGGCTTGTGGTCATGGCGCTGGCGGAGTCCGTCCCGGTGATGTGGACCGGCATCGTCGTGTTCGGTATGGGGTTCGGCGGCCTCGGCGCCCTGCTGCTCCTGGTGGTGCAGGAAGCGTTCGGCATGAAGGCGTTCGGCAGCATCATGGGCATGGTGCAGATGGTGATGATCGGTTCCTTGGCGGGCGGCCCGGCGCTCGCCGGCTGGCTGCACGACCGCTCCGGCTCGTTCACCTCCACGTTCCTGATCATCGCCGTCCTGTTCGTCGCCGCCATCCTCTGCCTCGCCGCCGCGGGCGACGCAACTCCGCGGCGCGCACCCGCCGTCTGA
- a CDS encoding cupin domain-containing protein, whose product MSQGQFFARDEVKRDAMEGFELGWHSRPETTAAEQLVVIEVKLDPGGGHNFHRHPNQEEVIYVLDGEIEQWVDQRKQTLRAGDSAFIPAAMVHASFNVSDAPAKVLAILGPCIGAEGYELVEVHEQSPWSELRT is encoded by the coding sequence ATGAGTCAAGGTCAGTTCTTTGCGCGCGACGAGGTGAAGCGCGATGCGATGGAGGGTTTCGAACTCGGTTGGCACAGCCGTCCCGAAACCACCGCTGCCGAACAGCTCGTGGTGATCGAGGTGAAGCTCGACCCGGGCGGGGGGCACAATTTTCACCGCCACCCCAACCAGGAAGAGGTGATCTACGTGCTCGACGGCGAGATCGAGCAGTGGGTCGACCAGCGCAAGCAGACGCTGCGGGCGGGCGATTCCGCGTTCATCCCGGCCGCCATGGTGCACGCGTCGTTCAACGTCTCCGATGCGCCGGCAAAGGTACTGGCCATCCTTGGCCCCTGTATCGGTGCCGAGGGCTACGAACTGGTGGAAGTACACGAGCAGTCCCCCTGGAGCGAGTTGCGCACCTGA
- a CDS encoding TolC family protein, which yields MTAWPAAAETASSTAPELALTLAECVMLALRNNRDLAAARLDRLAGRLSLEDAEDEFRLAAAFAVSADRNLTTSTLDVSPSVTLRVPTGGTFRLRANSTVTDRDTASQFVELDFVQPFLKGAGVAVGNAGVVRARRTEDAGVLVFRSTVMRLVTATIYAYRKVSRSRREVEIAEHSLQRARDLLAVNRILIASGRMAEQDIVQTEATIAERELSLTEAHGALDDARLALIAILDVDSRSRIRPTEKLRVERKEHDADRAVQLALQNRPDYLQAALAIENANTGLLVADNARKWELDLTASARFGHDGRSLAEAYGRFDGDYRTGLRLRIPLGADSDAQRRNWRKAEIALQKSRLQFRELRQGIELEVRTAVREAEVQFRRIELARQSRRLAERALEIERLKLDSGLSSNFRVVAVEDDLVRNQTRELDAILAYLNALTALDLTLGTTLDTWRIDIDLAARGEVEA from the coding sequence TTGACGGCGTGGCCGGCCGCGGCGGAAACCGCGTCGAGCACTGCGCCCGAACTTGCGTTGACGCTCGCCGAGTGCGTCATGCTGGCCCTCCGCAACAATCGCGACCTCGCCGCCGCCCGCCTGGACCGGCTCGCCGGGCGGCTGTCCCTGGAGGACGCCGAGGACGAGTTTCGCCTCGCTGCCGCGTTCGCCGTTTCCGCGGACCGCAACTTGACCACCTCCACGCTCGACGTGTCTCCGAGCGTGACGCTGCGGGTCCCCACCGGCGGGACGTTCCGACTCCGCGCGAACAGTACGGTTACGGATCGGGACACCGCGTCACAGTTCGTCGAGCTGGACTTCGTGCAGCCGTTTCTGAAAGGGGCGGGAGTCGCGGTCGGCAACGCCGGCGTGGTAAGAGCCCGGCGCACGGAAGATGCCGGCGTCCTCGTCTTCAGGTCGACGGTCATGAGGCTCGTCACCGCCACCATCTACGCATACCGGAAGGTGAGCAGGTCGCGGCGCGAGGTGGAGATCGCGGAACACTCCCTCCAGCGGGCGCGTGACCTGCTGGCGGTGAATCGGATCCTGATCGCGAGCGGCAGAATGGCCGAGCAGGACATCGTCCAGACCGAAGCAACCATCGCGGAGCGCGAGTTGAGCCTGACCGAGGCGCACGGCGCGCTGGATGACGCCCGTCTTGCCCTGATTGCCATTCTGGATGTCGACAGCCGCAGCCGGATCCGTCCCACGGAAAAGCTGCGGGTCGAGCGAAAGGAGCACGACGCCGATCGAGCCGTGCAACTGGCCCTGCAAAACCGCCCCGACTATCTCCAGGCCGCGCTGGCCATCGAAAACGCGAACACCGGTCTGCTGGTCGCCGACAACGCGCGCAAGTGGGAGCTGGACCTTACCGCCTCCGCGCGCTTCGGGCACGACGGCCGCTCGCTGGCAGAAGCGTACGGCCGGTTCGACGGCGACTACCGGACCGGGCTCCGTCTGCGTATCCCGCTGGGCGCGGACAGTGACGCCCAGCGGCGGAACTGGCGGAAGGCCGAAATCGCCTTGCAGAAGTCCCGGTTGCAGTTCCGGGAACTGCGCCAGGGCATCGAACTGGAGGTGCGCACCGCCGTGCGCGAGGCAGAGGTGCAGTTCCGGCGTATCGAGTTGGCCCGGCAGTCGAGGAGGCTTGCCGAACGAGCGTTGGAGATCGAACGGTTGAAGTTGGATTCCGGCCTGTCGAGCAACTTTCGGGTGGTTGCGGTCGAGGACGACCTGGTGCGAAACCAGACTAGAGAACTCGACGCGATCCTTGCGTATCTGAACGCCTTGACAGCGCTCGACCTCACGCTCGGGACCACGCTGGACACATGGCGGATCGACATCGACCTGGCAGCCCGCGGCGAGGTGGAAGCGTGA
- a CDS encoding phytanoyl-CoA dioxygenase family protein — protein MSDATFVSSLQFALSDAEVEQYHRDGVLGPYPLLSEAEMAVAMRVIGREIIAPAVKDDPVLHYHDRHLDHRTVCRICRRPELIDRVASLLGPDLMIWRSNFQVKPPVADAEGEAARYVEVPWHQDGAYFGLQPLVLVSAWIAITEATEENGCMKVVAGSHTQTIHHDHDPDRQSFGRSVPNHAIDPDAVRTLVLRPGEFVLFNENTLHGSGPNRTSRPRVGLTPRISVPFVRVTGNPRGAGRDRARHAPDEPREIAMLRGHDYTGRQTVVPLPCGAG, from the coding sequence ATGAGCGATGCGACGTTTGTCAGCAGTCTGCAGTTTGCCCTGAGCGATGCCGAGGTGGAGCAGTACCACCGCGATGGGGTCCTGGGCCCCTACCCGCTGCTCTCCGAGGCGGAGATGGCGGTGGCGATGCGGGTGATCGGCCGGGAGATCATCGCGCCGGCGGTCAAGGACGACCCGGTTCTGCACTACCACGACCGCCATCTCGACCACCGTACGGTGTGCCGCATCTGCCGCCGCCCCGAACTGATCGATCGCGTGGCATCGCTGCTCGGCCCCGACTTGATGATCTGGCGCTCCAACTTCCAGGTGAAGCCGCCGGTCGCGGACGCGGAAGGAGAGGCGGCCCGCTACGTCGAGGTGCCGTGGCACCAGGACGGGGCCTACTTCGGCCTGCAGCCGCTGGTGCTGGTGTCGGCCTGGATCGCGATTACCGAGGCGACCGAAGAGAACGGTTGCATGAAGGTAGTCGCCGGCTCGCACACGCAGACGATCCATCACGACCATGATCCCGACCGCCAGTCGTTCGGGCGCTCGGTACCGAACCACGCCATCGATCCCGACGCCGTGCGCACGCTGGTATTGCGTCCGGGCGAGTTCGTGCTGTTCAACGAAAATACGCTGCACGGCTCGGGCCCCAACCGGACGTCGCGGCCGCGCGTCGGCCTGACGCCGCGCATCAGCGTGCCGTTCGTGCGCGTGACCGGCAATCCGCGCGGGGCGGGCCGCGACCGCGCCCGTCACGCGCCGGACGAGCCGCGCGAGATCGCGATGCTGCGCGGCCACGACTACACCGGCCGGCAAACGGTGGTTCCCCTTCCCTGCGGCGCCGGCTGA
- a CDS encoding phytanoyl-CoA dioxygenase family protein, with product MTLRHPPTGTLASDAPGTAGVTARPRSRSSGRLSAEQRAEFARQGYLVVPDVLPVPELAALDAEFEAGYRERLADPAIAADDQRRNQVHQLGTDSENSRRLACDPRILGLVEDLVYPGLALFSAKLISKGPHEPHNVCHWHQDEAYWHIYGASERRMSIWLPLQDTHRRNGCLRVVPGSHRRHIIPHQPRSSRDHGACRLSFLPGERELRNTVYCEIPAGTAALFSNKIFHSSLGNHTAGHRRAFILTYMDAAAGAGKDSDFTILRPA from the coding sequence ATGACGCTTCGCCATCCACCCACGGGGACGCTGGCCAGCGACGCACCCGGTACCGCCGGCGTCACGGCTCGGCCGCGGTCGCGCTCGTCAGGCCGGCTCTCCGCCGAACAGCGAGCCGAATTCGCCCGGCAGGGCTACCTCGTGGTGCCTGATGTCCTGCCGGTGCCGGAGTTGGCCGCGCTCGACGCCGAATTCGAGGCCGGCTACCGGGAACGGCTCGCCGATCCGGCGATCGCGGCCGACGACCAGCGGCGCAACCAGGTCCACCAGCTCGGCACCGACTCCGAGAACTCCCGCCGGCTGGCGTGCGACCCTCGCATCCTCGGCCTGGTCGAAGACCTGGTGTACCCCGGCCTGGCCCTGTTCTCGGCGAAGCTGATCTCCAAGGGTCCACACGAGCCGCACAACGTGTGCCATTGGCACCAGGACGAGGCGTACTGGCACATCTACGGCGCCAGCGAGCGGCGCATGTCGATCTGGCTGCCGCTGCAGGACACGCACCGCCGCAACGGCTGCCTGCGCGTCGTGCCCGGCAGTCACCGCCGGCACATTATTCCGCACCAGCCGCGTTCTTCCCGCGACCACGGCGCCTGCCGGCTCAGCTTCCTGCCCGGCGAGCGCGAGCTGCGCAACACCGTGTACTGCGAGATACCCGCCGGCACCGCGGCGCTGTTCTCCAACAAGATCTTCCACTCCTCGCTCGGCAACCACACCGCCGGCCACCGCCGGGCGTTCATCCTCACCTACATGGATGCCGCCGCCGGGGCCGGCAAGGACAGCGACTTCACCATACTGCGTCCCGCCTGA
- a CDS encoding ABC transporter permease, translated as MALKANVKEAVVSLSAAKQRSLLALIGIVIGIGSVIAMLSVGTIAKQQALEQFRELGTDYLTIQVHGLGPGGASGTTLADAVGLPEGAPSVAGVAPWSQGLGVVVYAGKKVMDAPTLGVTGSFIEMNRLPLADGRAISDLDVRREYCVVGSRVASALRRAGAEPLVGEPIRLNDRIYTIVGVLRATPRWGMQPFDADRAIMIPFSSAERMFPQQGLNQVGARMTPDAHYTVATAEVREYFRRRAPRLSVIVQSAQRLIEQMQRQAQTFALLLAAIGSISLIVGGVGVMNVMLVSVTERRTEIGIRRALGARRFDIQSQFLTESIVLSLVGGVFGIVVGVGSTWIFCRFSGWEFMVDPTAATLGFVVACGVGVFFGLQPAHQAARLDPITALRSG; from the coding sequence GTGGCGCTGAAGGCGAACGTCAAGGAAGCGGTCGTCAGCCTCTCCGCGGCGAAGCAGCGCAGCCTGCTGGCACTGATCGGCATCGTGATCGGCATCGGCTCGGTCATCGCCATGCTCTCGGTGGGAACCATCGCCAAGCAGCAGGCCCTGGAACAGTTCCGGGAGCTCGGCACCGACTATCTCACCATCCAGGTGCACGGCCTGGGACCGGGGGGCGCATCGGGGACGACGCTGGCGGATGCGGTCGGATTGCCGGAAGGAGCACCGTCGGTCGCGGGGGTAGCCCCCTGGAGCCAAGGCCTCGGGGTGGTCGTGTACGCGGGGAAGAAGGTCATGGACGCCCCGACCCTGGGGGTGACCGGGTCGTTCATTGAAATGAACAGGCTGCCGCTCGCTGACGGGCGGGCCATTTCGGACCTGGACGTGCGCCGCGAATATTGCGTTGTCGGCTCGCGAGTGGCTTCGGCGCTGCGCCGCGCCGGCGCGGAACCGCTGGTCGGCGAACCGATCAGGCTGAACGATCGCATCTACACCATCGTGGGCGTGCTGCGTGCCACTCCGAGGTGGGGCATGCAGCCCTTCGACGCCGACCGGGCGATCATGATTCCGTTTTCCTCCGCCGAGCGCATGTTCCCGCAGCAGGGATTGAACCAGGTCGGCGCCCGCATGACGCCGGACGCGCACTACACCGTGGCGACCGCGGAGGTGCGGGAGTACTTCCGGCGCAGGGCGCCGCGCCTGTCGGTCATCGTGCAGAGCGCACAGAGGCTGATCGAACAGATGCAGCGCCAGGCGCAGACGTTCGCCCTGCTGCTGGCCGCGATCGGCAGCATATCGCTGATCGTCGGAGGAGTCGGCGTCATGAACGTGATGCTGGTCTCGGTGACCGAGCGGCGCACGGAAATCGGGATCAGGCGGGCCCTCGGCGCTCGCCGTTTCGACATCCAGAGCCAGTTCCTGACCGAGTCCATCGTCCTGTCGTTGGTCGGCGGGGTGTTCGGCATCGTGGTCGGCGTGGGCAGCACCTGGATCTTCTGCCGGTTCTCCGGGTGGGAATTCATGGTCGATCCGACCGCCGCCACGTTGGGATTCGTCGTTGCCTGTGGTGTCGGCGTGTTCTTCGGGCTGCAGCCGGCGCACCAGGCGGCGCGGCTCGATCCGATCACCGCGCTGCGCTCGGGGTAG
- a CDS encoding ABC transporter ATP-binding protein, producing MLLLKDIRKTYVVGPAPVEVLRGVDLEVDKGDLVSIMGASGSGKSTLMNIIGLLDSPTSGSYALDGREVSAMTDNRRSAIRNSSIGFVFQSFHLLPRLTALENVRVPLSYRGTGSTEMDRRARGALERVGMAERAGHKPNELSGGQQQRVAIARALVGEPAIVLADEPTGALDPATGNDIMDLFVELNGQERTTIIVITHDPEVARRCARRTYIGAGVLREEAPSAS from the coding sequence ATGCTGCTCCTGAAGGACATCCGCAAGACGTACGTGGTCGGCCCGGCGCCGGTGGAGGTTCTGCGCGGCGTAGACCTCGAAGTGGACAAGGGCGACCTGGTGTCGATCATGGGCGCCTCGGGGTCCGGCAAGTCGACCCTGATGAACATCATCGGCCTGCTCGATTCCCCTACCAGCGGATCGTACGCCCTGGACGGCCGCGAGGTCTCAGCCATGACGGATAACCGGAGATCCGCCATTCGCAATTCCAGCATCGGTTTCGTGTTCCAATCCTTCCACCTGCTGCCGCGTCTGACAGCGCTGGAAAACGTGCGTGTTCCGCTGTCCTACCGCGGGACGGGCAGCACGGAGATGGACCGCCGCGCGCGCGGTGCACTGGAGCGGGTGGGCATGGCGGAACGGGCCGGCCACAAGCCGAACGAGTTGTCCGGCGGGCAGCAGCAGCGCGTGGCGATCGCCCGCGCCCTGGTCGGCGAACCGGCCATCGTCCTGGCCGATGAACCGACCGGTGCCCTCGACCCCGCCACCGGCAACGACATCATGGACCTGTTCGTCGAGCTGAACGGGCAAGAGCGAACGACCATAATCGTCATCACTCACGATCCGGAAGTCGCTCGCCGGTGCGCGCGGCGCACGTACATCGGCGCCGGCGTGCTGCGCGAGGAGGCTCCGTCCGCTTCATGA
- a CDS encoding TIM barrel protein: protein MRLGVVSNVWNVQLAGGADLGDLISAAAERGYRVIELRQKSLGRYESAVDALPNVEALGALAARFPGLHFVAAYEVPFLDPDTTPRDPSFAAAAALARAVANGRRPHVRLVDLSTLPEQAAGWGAAASGIAIARLTRALAADGGILSVENSRQPWPLLAAAIDAARAELGAAGRRLRVCFDPCNFAATGDPTDPAAVYAALTPEQVGMLHFKQRRAGKLDVTVAEGEVDWPRLVPLIVARRLFRQGLFEMASDLHLWEHLEHGSSYLRRLWQQTGTDEPWGG from the coding sequence ATGCGGCTGGGTGTGGTGTCCAACGTCTGGAATGTGCAGCTTGCAGGTGGCGCAGACTTGGGCGACCTGATCAGCGCTGCGGCGGAGCGCGGCTATCGGGTGATCGAACTGCGTCAGAAATCGCTGGGCCGGTACGAGTCGGCTGTTGACGCGCTCCCGAACGTGGAGGCCTTGGGTGCGCTGGCGGCACGTTTCCCCGGCCTGCATTTCGTAGCCGCGTACGAGGTTCCGTTCCTGGATCCGGACACCACGCCCCGCGATCCGAGCTTTGCCGCGGCTGCGGCGCTGGCCCGGGCGGTGGCCAACGGACGCCGCCCGCACGTGCGCCTCGTGGACCTGAGCACGTTGCCCGAGCAGGCCGCCGGCTGGGGCGCCGCGGCCTCCGGGATCGCCATCGCTCGTCTGACCAGGGCGCTGGCGGCGGACGGCGGCATCCTGTCGGTCGAGAACTCCCGCCAGCCGTGGCCACTGCTGGCGGCCGCCATAGACGCGGCGCGCGCTGAGCTGGGGGCCGCCGGCCGGCGGCTGCGGGTTTGCTTCGATCCGTGCAATTTCGCCGCCACCGGCGACCCCACCGATCCGGCCGCGGTGTATGCGGCCCTCACCCCGGAGCAGGTCGGCATGCTGCATTTCAAGCAGCGGCGCGCCGGCAAGCTGGACGTGACGGTCGCGGAGGGGGAGGTGGATTGGCCGCGGCTGGTGCCGCTGATCGTCGCCCGCCGCCTGTTCCGCCAGGGCCTGTTCGAGATGGCCAGCGACCTCCACCTGTGGGAGCACCTGGAGCACGGCAGTTCCTATCTGCGCCGCCTGTGGCAGCAGACCGGCACCGATGAACCCTGGGGTGGATAA